A region of Caballeronia insecticola DNA encodes the following proteins:
- a CDS encoding sensor domain-containing diguanylate cyclase, with translation MKLSAPHVIVLCGTLIALVMVGLCALVLYQARVDALDRARDTSRNLALLAERDIERNFELYELSLQAVVEGMQRPDVQALSPQLRNDVLFDRAASARDLGSLLVLNAKGDIVIDSGSLTPRPGNFADRRYFSVQREHPDTGLYISNPYTSRLRGGSPSIALSRRLSNADGSFAGVAMIAVNLEYFRNLFAGLSLGKHGAVSLISQDGVMIMRQPFDSHVIGRDISQADTFRRFRMAAEGSFSETSSIDGTRRLYYYRNFPTLPLIIMVAEAEGDIYAAWRRRAIIIGSSMGVLAAGFVVLSFVLAAQFRRRIRAESELKLLARTDGLTGLHNRRTLGEILDQEWRRARRTRGLFSLLFVDIDRFKAFNDAYGHQAGDDALAAVARCIGDNIRRPADTAARYGGEEFVVVLPDTPAEGAACIAEKIRVAISDLSIEHAGSEYGRVTASIGLASWRPEGDVEVSALIRAADEALYDAKARGRNRVMQASPA, from the coding sequence CTGAAATTATCGGCGCCGCATGTCATCGTGCTGTGCGGGACGCTGATCGCGCTCGTGATGGTCGGACTGTGCGCGCTGGTGCTGTATCAGGCTCGTGTCGATGCGCTCGACCGGGCGCGCGACACCTCACGCAATCTCGCGCTGCTCGCCGAACGCGATATCGAGCGCAATTTCGAACTGTACGAGCTATCGCTTCAGGCTGTCGTCGAAGGCATGCAACGGCCCGACGTGCAGGCGCTTTCGCCGCAACTGCGCAACGATGTGCTCTTCGATCGCGCCGCGTCCGCCCGCGATCTCGGCTCGCTGCTTGTGCTCAATGCAAAGGGCGACATCGTCATCGACTCCGGCAGTCTGACGCCACGGCCGGGCAACTTCGCGGACCGGCGCTACTTCTCGGTTCAGCGCGAACATCCCGACACCGGGCTTTACATCAGCAATCCGTATACGTCGCGGCTGCGCGGCGGCTCGCCCAGCATCGCGCTCAGCCGGCGCCTCTCGAATGCCGACGGCTCGTTCGCGGGCGTCGCGATGATCGCCGTGAACCTCGAATACTTTCGCAATCTTTTCGCGGGGCTTTCGCTCGGGAAACATGGCGCGGTGTCGCTGATCAGCCAGGACGGCGTGATGATCATGCGGCAGCCGTTCGACTCGCATGTGATCGGCCGCGACATCAGCCAGGCCGACACCTTCCGGCGCTTTCGCATGGCCGCGGAGGGCAGCTTCAGCGAAACCTCGTCGATCGACGGCACGCGCCGCCTCTACTACTACCGCAACTTTCCGACGCTGCCGCTCATCATCATGGTGGCCGAGGCGGAGGGCGATATCTACGCGGCGTGGCGGCGTCGCGCGATCATTATCGGCTCGTCGATGGGCGTGCTCGCCGCAGGCTTCGTCGTGCTGTCGTTCGTGCTGGCCGCGCAATTCCGGCGGCGTATCCGCGCGGAATCGGAACTGAAGCTGCTCGCCCGCACCGACGGCCTGACCGGGCTGCATAATCGCCGCACGCTCGGCGAGATTCTCGATCAGGAATGGCGGCGCGCGCGACGCACGCGCGGTCTTTTTTCGCTGCTGTTCGTCGATATCGACCGCTTCAAGGCGTTCAACGACGCCTACGGGCATCAGGCCGGCGACGATGCGCTCGCGGCCGTGGCGCGCTGCATCGGCGACAACATCCGGCGGCCCGCCGATACCGCCGCGCGTTATGGCGGCGAGGAATTCGTGGTCGTGCTGCCCGATACGCCCGCCGAGGGCGCCGCGTGCATCGCGGAGAAAATTCGCGTGGCTATCAGCGATCTGTCGATCGAGCATGCGGGCAGCGAATACGGCCGCGTGACGGCGAGCATTGGCCTGGCGAGCTGGCGGCCTGAAGGCGACGTGGAAGTGAGCGCGCTCATCCGCGCCGCCGACGAAGCGCTCTACGACGCGAAAGCGCGCGGCCGCAACCGCGTGATGCAGGCAAGTCCGGCTTAA
- a CDS encoding LysR family transcriptional regulator, whose translation MDVNELTLLVEILDAGNLSEAARRLKMSRANVSYHLKALEKSVGVQLVRRTTRRVEPTEIGIRLYEHGRSIRNALLAAQESVSTLGQRLQGRVRLSVPSGYGQLVMSEWLIAFKREYPDIVLDVMFENRVEDLLRDEVDIAVRVMPEPPPSLVARDMGPVRYVACASTAYAKAHGMPTQLDELRVVPLITASVIGKQTRVAAYLDDERHEVLLEPSLISENFTFLRDAILAGLGVGIVPDYVVMEDMRAGAVVTALDQWRLSIFGTHMYMLYMPNRHQTRAALAFIDFMLERAHKAGRGHASA comes from the coding sequence GTGGACGTCAACGAACTTACGCTTCTCGTCGAAATTCTCGATGCCGGCAATCTCAGCGAGGCGGCGCGGCGGCTCAAGATGAGCCGCGCGAACGTCAGCTATCACCTGAAGGCGCTGGAAAAATCGGTCGGCGTGCAGCTCGTGCGGCGCACCACGCGCCGCGTCGAGCCGACTGAAATCGGCATCAGGCTCTACGAACACGGCCGCTCGATCCGCAATGCGTTGCTGGCCGCGCAGGAATCGGTGTCGACGCTCGGTCAGCGTCTTCAGGGGCGCGTGCGTTTATCGGTACCGAGCGGCTATGGACAGCTTGTGATGTCGGAGTGGCTGATCGCGTTCAAGCGCGAGTATCCGGATATCGTGCTCGATGTGATGTTCGAGAACCGCGTCGAAGACCTGCTTCGCGATGAAGTCGATATTGCCGTGCGTGTGATGCCCGAGCCGCCGCCGAGTCTCGTCGCGCGCGATATGGGGCCGGTGCGTTATGTCGCGTGCGCATCGACCGCGTATGCGAAGGCGCACGGCATGCCGACGCAACTCGACGAGCTTCGCGTCGTGCCGCTCATCACGGCGAGCGTCATCGGCAAGCAGACGCGCGTCGCCGCCTATCTCGACGACGAACGTCACGAAGTGCTGCTCGAACCGAGCCTGATCTCCGAGAACTTCACCTTCCTGCGCGATGCGATTCTCGCGGGGCTCGGCGTCGGTATCGTGCCGGATTACGTCGTGATGGAAGACATGCGCGCAGGCGCGGTCGTGACGGCGCTCGATCAATGGCGGCTCAGCATCTTCGGCACGCACATGTACATGCTGTACATGCCGAATCGACATCAGACGCGCGCGGCGCTGGCGTTCATCGACTTCATGCTCGAACGGGCGCACAAGGCCGGGCGCGGTCATGCTTCGGCTTAA
- a CDS encoding 3-hydroxyacyl-CoA dehydrogenase NAD-binding domain-containing protein, with protein MTPSSATDPALVQHQLRGNVLVVTIDHAPVNALNAAVRRGLIDAIEAADGNASVRAVLIVGAGRNFIAGADIREFGKPAVPPSLPDVCNRIEACSKPVVAAIHGAALGGGLEVALASHYRIAFEGAKLGLPEVQLGLLPGAGGTQRTPRLIGAQAALSLMLSGRHVGAQEALRTGLVDRVGHSDDVLTEGLAYAHELIATRAAPRRTRSAPGLADKEASTAAIAAARADTQKKARGLLSPLKIVDCVEAALNLPFDEGLQFERAQFLECRESPQRAGLVHAFFAEREAQKAPETRDARARALHAVGVIGGGTMGAGIAVALLDAGFIVTMIERDDASLARGRAHVEKVYDGLIAKGRLNDEAKARAMQRFSGDTSYDALADADLVIEAVFEDMAVKKAVFAELDRVCKQGAVLATNTSYLDIDELAASISRPQDVLGLHFFSPANIMKLLEIVVPARVAAEVVATGFELAKKLKKVAVRAGVCDGFIGNRMLAVYRAAADHLMEDGASPYQIDRAVRDFGFPMGPYQVIDLAGGDIGWAARKRRAASRDPNARYVRIGDELCERGWFGQKTGRGFYRYEDGARIGKPDSEVEAIIDAERARAGITLRTFDDAQIVRRYLAAMINEGANIVHEGIALRPLDVDATLMHGFGFPRHRGGPMHYADSVGLDRVLADIREFAQEDPLFWRASPLIERLVASGKNFASLNQAA; from the coding sequence ATGACGCCATCGAGCGCGACGGACCCCGCGTTGGTCCAACACCAACTGCGTGGCAATGTTCTTGTCGTGACGATCGATCACGCGCCCGTCAACGCGCTCAATGCAGCGGTGCGGCGCGGCCTGATCGACGCGATCGAGGCCGCCGACGGCAACGCATCGGTGCGTGCGGTGCTGATTGTCGGCGCGGGTCGCAACTTCATCGCGGGCGCGGATATCCGCGAGTTCGGCAAGCCTGCCGTGCCGCCTTCGTTGCCGGACGTGTGCAATCGCATCGAGGCGTGCAGCAAGCCTGTCGTCGCGGCGATTCACGGCGCGGCGCTCGGCGGCGGCCTTGAAGTGGCGCTGGCGTCGCATTATCGGATTGCGTTCGAAGGCGCGAAGCTCGGTCTGCCGGAAGTGCAACTGGGACTCTTGCCCGGAGCGGGCGGCACGCAACGCACGCCGCGTCTCATCGGCGCGCAGGCTGCGTTGTCGCTGATGCTGAGCGGACGCCACGTCGGTGCGCAGGAAGCGTTGCGCACGGGTCTCGTCGATCGCGTCGGCCACAGCGACGACGTACTCACCGAAGGTCTCGCCTACGCGCACGAACTGATCGCCACGCGCGCCGCGCCGCGCCGCACGCGCAGCGCGCCGGGCCTCGCCGACAAGGAAGCGAGCACGGCGGCCATCGCGGCGGCGCGCGCCGATACGCAGAAAAAAGCGCGCGGGCTGCTCTCGCCGCTGAAGATCGTCGATTGCGTGGAAGCCGCGCTGAACCTTCCGTTCGACGAAGGCCTGCAATTCGAGCGCGCGCAGTTTCTCGAATGCCGCGAGAGTCCGCAGCGCGCCGGTCTCGTGCATGCGTTCTTCGCCGAGCGCGAAGCGCAGAAGGCGCCCGAAACGCGCGATGCCCGCGCGCGTGCGTTGCACGCAGTCGGCGTGATCGGCGGCGGCACGATGGGCGCGGGCATCGCGGTGGCGTTGCTCGATGCCGGCTTCATCGTCACGATGATCGAGCGCGACGACGCATCGCTCGCGCGCGGCCGCGCGCATGTCGAGAAAGTCTATGACGGGCTGATCGCAAAAGGCCGCCTGAACGATGAAGCGAAGGCGCGTGCGATGCAACGCTTCAGCGGCGACACGTCATACGATGCACTCGCCGATGCCGATCTCGTGATCGAAGCCGTATTCGAAGACATGGCCGTGAAGAAAGCCGTGTTTGCCGAGCTGGATCGCGTATGCAAGCAGGGCGCGGTGCTCGCGACCAACACGTCGTATCTCGACATCGATGAACTCGCCGCAAGCATCTCGCGTCCGCAAGACGTGCTGGGCCTGCACTTCTTCTCGCCCGCGAACATCATGAAGCTGCTGGAAATCGTGGTGCCTGCGCGCGTGGCGGCTGAAGTTGTCGCGACCGGCTTCGAGCTTGCGAAGAAGCTGAAGAAGGTCGCGGTGCGCGCGGGCGTGTGCGACGGCTTCATCGGCAATCGCATGCTGGCGGTGTATCGCGCGGCGGCGGATCATCTGATGGAAGACGGCGCATCGCCTTATCAGATCGACCGCGCCGTGCGCGACTTCGGCTTTCCGATGGGACCGTATCAGGTCATCGATCTCGCGGGCGGCGACATCGGCTGGGCCGCGAGAAAGCGCCGCGCCGCATCGCGCGATCCGAATGCGCGTTACGTGCGTATCGGTGACGAGTTGTGCGAACGCGGCTGGTTCGGCCAGAAGACGGGACGCGGTTTTTATCGTTATGAAGACGGCGCACGCATCGGCAAGCCGGATTCCGAGGTCGAAGCGATCATCGACGCCGAGCGCGCGCGCGCAGGCATCACGCTGCGCACATTCGACGACGCGCAGATCGTGCGCCGCTATCTGGCCGCGATGATCAACGAAGGCGCGAACATCGTGCATGAAGGCATTGCGCTGCGTCCGCTCGATGTCGACGCCACGCTGATGCACGGCTTCGGTTTCCCGCGCCATCGCGGCGGACCGATGCATTATGCGGACAGCGTCGGCCTCGACCGCGTGCTCGCCGACATTCGCGAGTTCGCGCAAGAGGACCCGCTCTTCTGGCGCGCTTCGCCTTTGATCGAGCGTCTCGTTGCAAGCGGCAAGAACTTCGCGAGTCTGAATCAGGCGGCTTGA
- a CDS encoding helix-turn-helix domain-containing protein yields the protein MPKALHFDSASIDGDAAEEIWRESLRPMYEIDRPTGAAFRAAMRTWDMGGAMLLTQHTASDEVRFRRTRGRIATSGVDHYLLHCLLGGTLRSESAQGEQRVPVNSVTIRDMAVENVGIARDAPMLTLSIPRAALDRRMPAGARLHGACWDASDPVGGMIAAHLCSLARLATDMSDEQAALAADATLELLGACLVPKLRFDTKADDPRLAPMLRARALSHIEQNLRDPDLGAESLRRALGISRTALYALFDETGGVARHIRDRRLDEAMRRLTAPRHGRERIAEIAYALGFGSEKTFNRAFRERFDCAPGEAREQGAARVLKAPSDDDDGDVHTIAAQYQAKLLGLR from the coding sequence ATGCCGAAAGCCCTCCACTTCGACAGTGCCTCCATCGACGGCGACGCCGCCGAAGAAATCTGGCGCGAGAGCTTAAGGCCGATGTACGAAATCGACCGTCCTACGGGCGCGGCGTTCCGGGCGGCGATGCGAACCTGGGACATGGGCGGCGCGATGTTGCTGACGCAGCACACCGCAAGCGACGAGGTGCGGTTCCGGCGCACGCGCGGACGCATCGCGACGAGCGGCGTCGATCACTATCTGTTGCATTGCCTGCTGGGCGGCACGCTCAGGTCCGAATCGGCGCAGGGCGAGCAGCGCGTGCCGGTCAACAGCGTAACGATCCGCGATATGGCGGTGGAAAACGTGGGCATCGCCCGCGACGCGCCCATGCTCACGCTCAGCATTCCGCGCGCGGCGCTCGACCGGCGCATGCCCGCGGGCGCACGGCTGCATGGCGCGTGCTGGGACGCGAGCGATCCGGTCGGCGGAATGATCGCCGCGCATCTCTGCTCGCTCGCGCGACTCGCCACGGACATGAGCGACGAGCAGGCCGCGCTCGCCGCCGACGCGACGCTCGAACTGCTCGGCGCGTGCCTCGTCCCGAAGCTCAGATTCGACACGAAGGCCGACGATCCGCGTCTCGCGCCGATGCTGCGTGCACGCGCGCTGTCGCATATCGAACAGAATCTGCGGGATCCGGATCTCGGCGCGGAATCGTTGCGCCGCGCGCTGGGCATTTCGCGCACGGCGTTGTACGCACTTTTCGACGAGACCGGCGGCGTCGCGCGTCATATCCGCGATCGCCGGCTGGATGAAGCGATGCGCCGGCTGACCGCGCCGCGTCATGGCCGCGAACGCATCGCCGAGATTGCGTATGCGCTGGGGTTCGGTAGTGAGAAAACCTTCAACCGGGCGTTTCGCGAACGCTTCGACTGCGCGCCGGGGGAGGCGCGCGAGCAGGGCGCGGCGCGTGTGTTGAAGGCCCCTTCCGACGATGATGACGGCGACGTACACACGATCGCCGCGCAGTATCAGGCGAAGCTGCTCGGGCTTCGTTGA
- a CDS encoding DMT family transporter → MNTNPQTHDSAAVFNRRVPGTGTAPFLLGSALLGTIGVFVYEAHVDPLTATWFRCASGLIGLTLWAILRGQTRMLRLNRATAPWVLIAAALMVLNWGLFFSAIERVSAGVAIVLFHVQPMWVLLLGAWCLKEPVGKRRFGAVCAAMLGLALATGIAEHKANDALAPGYWLGVALCLVGAFCMACVTIIARRLRDMPAGILAWWQCAIGTLTLWMWPMQHGWPAWGASWLWLAGLGVIHTGLAYTLIYAGMARLNTGRIAVLQFVYPAVAIVIDWLFFDQRLSGLQLSGIALMSVAIGFAERMPRD, encoded by the coding sequence ATGAATACGAATCCGCAAACTCACGACAGCGCCGCCGTCTTCAACAGGCGCGTTCCGGGCACCGGCACTGCGCCGTTTCTGCTCGGCTCGGCATTGCTCGGCACCATCGGCGTGTTCGTGTATGAAGCGCATGTCGATCCGCTCACCGCAACGTGGTTTCGCTGCGCATCCGGATTGATCGGTCTCACGCTCTGGGCGATCTTGCGCGGGCAGACGCGCATGCTGCGCCTCAACCGCGCCACCGCGCCGTGGGTGCTGATCGCGGCCGCGCTGATGGTCCTCAACTGGGGATTGTTTTTCAGCGCGATCGAGCGTGTATCGGCCGGCGTGGCGATCGTGCTGTTCCACGTTCAGCCGATGTGGGTCCTGTTGCTCGGCGCGTGGTGCCTGAAGGAACCGGTCGGCAAGCGGCGCTTCGGCGCGGTGTGCGCCGCCATGCTCGGGCTGGCGCTGGCGACCGGCATCGCCGAGCACAAGGCCAACGATGCGCTCGCGCCGGGCTACTGGCTGGGCGTTGCGTTGTGTCTCGTCGGCGCGTTCTGTATGGCGTGCGTCACGATCATCGCGCGACGTTTGCGCGACATGCCCGCGGGCATTCTCGCGTGGTGGCAATGCGCAATCGGCACGCTCACGCTGTGGATGTGGCCGATGCAGCACGGCTGGCCCGCGTGGGGCGCGTCGTGGTTATGGCTCGCCGGGCTCGGCGTGATCCACACCGGTCTCGCTTACACGCTCATCTATGCCGGAATGGCGCGCCTGAACACGGGCCGCATCGCCGTGTTGCAGTTCGTCTATCCGGCGGTGGCCATCGTCATCGACTGGCTGTTCTTCGATCAGCGCCTGAGCGGCCTGCAGTTGTCGGGCATCGCGTTGATGTCGGTCGCAATCGGCTTTGCGGAACGCATGCCGCGTGATTAA
- a CDS encoding acyl-CoA dehydrogenase family protein: MNFQHTDDRRMLADSLNRFIAEQYTFESRDKTARSPEGFSRDMWRRFCELGIVGALFDEASGGFGGDGFDIAIVFEALGRGLVVEPFLDALIVGRALSCAGNEGQRPIVTQMIEGSAIAAFAHDEPGSHYELARVTTRATRHGGGWVLNGVKGVVQQGEHADVLLVSARTSHDDYDEAGISLFAVPRDAEGVTVRGYRKIDGGRVAEISLQDVALDADALVGREGEGFETLAQAVGYGLVALAAEAVGAMDVAKEYTLDYLRTRKQFGVAIGTFQALQHRMADVLLDIEQARSAAINAAAAVGGAGIERERALSAAKYSIGRIGARVAEESIQLHGGIGMTWELPLSHYAKRLVMIDHQLGDEDHHLARYIELGKASLCGDVSP, translated from the coding sequence ATGAATTTTCAGCACACCGACGACCGCCGCATGCTTGCGGACTCGCTCAACCGCTTCATCGCCGAGCAGTACACGTTCGAGTCTCGCGACAAGACCGCGCGTTCGCCGGAGGGCTTCAGCCGCGACATGTGGCGGCGCTTTTGCGAACTCGGCATTGTCGGCGCATTGTTCGATGAAGCGTCCGGCGGCTTCGGCGGCGACGGTTTCGATATCGCCATCGTGTTCGAGGCGCTCGGGCGCGGGCTCGTCGTGGAGCCGTTTCTCGATGCGCTGATCGTCGGGCGCGCGCTCTCTTGCGCGGGCAATGAAGGACAGCGCCCGATCGTTACGCAGATGATCGAAGGCAGCGCAATCGCCGCGTTCGCGCACGACGAACCCGGCTCGCACTACGAACTCGCACGCGTCACGACGCGTGCCACGCGGCACGGCGGCGGCTGGGTGCTGAACGGTGTGAAGGGCGTCGTGCAGCAGGGCGAGCATGCGGATGTCCTGCTCGTCTCGGCGCGCACATCGCACGACGATTACGACGAAGCCGGCATCTCGCTCTTCGCCGTGCCGCGCGATGCCGAAGGCGTGACGGTGCGCGGATATCGCAAGATCGATGGCGGACGCGTCGCCGAAATATCGCTGCAAGATGTCGCGCTCGATGCCGATGCGCTCGTCGGCCGCGAAGGCGAGGGCTTCGAAACGCTCGCGCAGGCGGTCGGTTACGGACTCGTCGCGCTGGCGGCGGAAGCGGTGGGCGCGATGGACGTCGCGAAGGAATACACGCTCGACTATCTGCGCACGCGTAAGCAGTTTGGCGTGGCCATCGGCACGTTTCAGGCGTTGCAGCACCGCATGGCCGACGTGCTGCTCGACATCGAGCAGGCGCGCTCGGCGGCGATCAACGCGGCTGCGGCGGTCGGTGGCGCGGGCATCGAACGCGAGCGGGCGCTGTCGGCGGCTAAGTATTCGATCGGACGCATTGGCGCGCGGGTCGCGGAAGAGTCGATCCAGTTGCACGGCGGGATCGGCATGACGTGGGAACTGCCGCTTTCGCATTACGCGAAGCGTCTCGTGATGATCGATCATCAACTCGGCGATGAGGACCATCATCTCGCTCGGTACATCGAGCTGGGCAAGGCGAGTCTTTGTGGCGATGTCTCGCCATAG
- a CDS encoding AAA family ATPase, which translates to MKPARTSLRSRVGRYLAYGAIAVALVATVGFLHWRHEHRAAQSEPAALTGLASQMRVDASAWAHHEKDASEMLRDIREHNVAAIGVSRDAILVSTLGGEKYYVADHNGAFSNSLLLGDLKPGSNSPYQLVWLPDADVRTGTARLGEMFDRSRDILSLLLPVLMIGGLLWFMRREMKGGAQLLAKSPTLRFDDVIGAGEAKAALADVRAWLTEPAQFTGMGVRAPCGILMTGGPGVGKTRLAQALAGECGANFIAITGSYFSAKYYGVGIQKVKHLFELARKNAPTVIFIDEADGLGKRTDTGGGPVEAESNRIINQLLAEMDGFSSNEGVIIVAATNHPDNLDEALRRPGRFDRTVQVRLPSLDDRAEILRFYAANLKTKHDNIDFDQLARLTTGLSPATLAMIVNQAGLVARKAGEQEVGAKHFLEAIKIARIGDINGAERALSDDERTRIAVHEAGHGLVAALLGTGVLEEVTILPRGGALGVALITKMQDKHLYRETELRNEIQVLLGGRNAELLMFDEASSGAAHDLQEASRIGLDMVSKHGFNSDGNLFSLAALPQQYAGLQLKNSIEHANALLSDLSDACYALLQANEPVLRAIAEQLLEAETVPGETVYRLIREHAAAVAQTQAITEVMAA; encoded by the coding sequence ATGAAACCGGCAAGAACTTCGCTTCGGTCGCGCGTCGGCCGCTATCTCGCGTACGGTGCGATCGCGGTGGCGCTCGTTGCAACCGTGGGCTTTTTGCACTGGCGCCATGAGCATCGTGCCGCGCAATCCGAACCGGCGGCGCTCACAGGCCTGGCCAGTCAGATGCGTGTCGATGCATCCGCGTGGGCGCATCACGAAAAGGACGCCTCGGAAATGCTGCGCGACATCCGCGAGCACAACGTTGCGGCGATCGGCGTGAGCCGCGATGCGATTCTCGTCTCGACGCTCGGCGGCGAAAAATATTACGTGGCCGATCACAACGGCGCGTTCTCGAATTCCCTCTTGCTCGGCGATCTGAAGCCGGGCAGCAATTCGCCTTATCAACTGGTCTGGCTGCCCGACGCCGACGTGCGCACCGGCACCGCACGCTTAGGCGAAATGTTCGACCGTTCGCGCGACATTCTGAGCCTCTTGCTGCCCGTGCTGATGATCGGCGGCCTGCTCTGGTTCATGCGCCGCGAGATGAAGGGCGGCGCACAGCTTCTCGCCAAATCGCCCACGCTGCGTTTCGACGATGTGATCGGCGCAGGCGAAGCCAAAGCCGCCCTCGCCGATGTCCGCGCATGGCTCACCGAGCCCGCGCAATTTACCGGCATGGGCGTGCGCGCGCCGTGCGGCATTCTGATGACGGGCGGCCCGGGCGTCGGCAAGACGCGTCTCGCGCAGGCGCTCGCGGGCGAATGCGGCGCGAACTTCATCGCGATCACGGGCAGTTATTTCAGCGCGAAGTATTACGGCGTCGGTATCCAGAAGGTCAAGCATCTGTTCGAGCTCGCGCGCAAGAACGCGCCGACCGTGATCTTTATCGACGAAGCGGACGGCCTCGGCAAACGCACCGATACCGGCGGCGGCCCGGTCGAAGCGGAGAGCAACCGCATCATCAACCAGCTGCTCGCGGAAATGGACGGCTTCTCGTCGAACGAAGGCGTGATCATCGTCGCGGCGACCAATCATCCGGACAATCTCGACGAGGCGCTGCGCCGTCCCGGCCGCTTCGACCGCACGGTGCAAGTGCGTCTGCCGAGCCTCGACGACCGCGCGGAAATCCTGCGCTTCTACGCGGCAAATCTGAAGACGAAACACGACAACATCGATTTCGATCAGCTCGCGCGTCTGACCACGGGCCTGTCGCCGGCGACGTTGGCGATGATCGTCAATCAGGCGGGACTCGTCGCGCGCAAGGCGGGCGAGCAGGAAGTCGGCGCGAAGCATTTTCTCGAAGCGATCAAGATTGCCCGCATCGGCGACATCAACGGCGCCGAGCGCGCGCTGTCGGACGACGAACGCACGCGCATCGCGGTGCATGAAGCGGGACACGGGCTCGTCGCGGCGCTGCTCGGCACGGGCGTGCTCGAAGAAGTCACGATCCTGCCGCGCGGCGGCGCGCTGGGCGTCGCGCTCATCACCAAGATGCAGGACAAGCATCTGTATCGCGAGACGGAGTTGCGCAACGAAATTCAGGTGCTGCTTGGCGGACGCAATGCCGAACTGCTGATGTTCGACGAAGCATCGAGCGGCGCGGCGCACGATCTGCAGGAAGCATCGCGCATCGGGCTCGACATGGTGTCGAAGCACGGCTTCAATTCGGACGGCAACCTGTTCAGCCTCGCCGCCCTGCCGCAGCAGTACGCCGGTCTGCAACTGAAGAATTCGATCGAGCATGCAAACGCGCTGCTCAGCGATCTGAGCGACGCATGCTATGCGCTGTTGCAGGCAAACGAGCCGGTGCTGCGCGCGATTGCCGAACAGTTGCTGGAAGCGGAGACGGTGCCGGGCGAGACCGTGTACCGGCTCATCAGGGAACACGCGGCCGCCGTCGCGCAAACGCAGGCCATCACCGAGGTGATGGCTGCCTGA
- a CDS encoding acyl-CoA dehydrogenase family protein: MDLKFTAAEEAFRADVLDFLRTSLPEAVAHKVRTGAHVTRDDMAQWHGILNARGWLANHWPKEYGGPGWSAVQRFIFENECAIAGAPRIVPFGVNMLGPVLIKYGSETQKRHWLPRILDGADWWCQGYSEPGAGSDLAAVRTTAVRATENGEDYYIVNGQKTWTTLGHYANMIFCLVRTASDVRKQEGISFLLIDMNTPGVEVRPIITLDGEHEVNEVFFTDVRVPAENLVGEENKGWTYAKYLLTYERTNIAGVGFSVAALARLKAAASKARCNGRALIDDPLFAARLARVEIDLENMKTTNLRVLAAVAGGGAPGAESSMLKIRGTEIRQEIASLMRRAMGPYAQPIIEEHEGDDFDGEASTAAAQYFNNRKLSIFGGSNEIQKNIISKMILGL; the protein is encoded by the coding sequence ATGGATCTGAAATTCACCGCAGCGGAAGAAGCGTTTCGCGCCGACGTGCTCGACTTTCTGCGCACGTCGTTGCCGGAGGCCGTCGCGCATAAAGTGCGCACGGGCGCACATGTGACGCGCGACGACATGGCGCAATGGCACGGCATTCTCAACGCGCGCGGATGGCTCGCGAATCATTGGCCGAAGGAATACGGCGGCCCCGGCTGGAGCGCCGTGCAGCGGTTCATCTTCGAGAACGAATGCGCGATTGCGGGCGCGCCGCGCATCGTGCCGTTTGGCGTGAACATGTTGGGGCCTGTGCTCATCAAGTACGGCAGCGAGACGCAAAAGCGCCACTGGCTGCCGCGCATTCTCGATGGCGCCGACTGGTGGTGTCAGGGCTATTCGGAACCGGGCGCGGGCTCCGATCTCGCAGCGGTGCGCACCACGGCCGTGCGCGCGACCGAAAACGGTGAGGACTATTACATCGTCAATGGACAGAAGACGTGGACCACGCTCGGTCACTACGCGAACATGATCTTCTGCCTCGTGCGCACGGCAAGCGATGTTCGCAAGCAAGAAGGCATCAGCTTTTTGCTGATCGACATGAACACGCCCGGCGTCGAAGTGCGTCCGATCATCACGCTGGATGGCGAGCACGAAGTGAACGAAGTCTTCTTCACCGATGTGCGTGTGCCTGCCGAGAATCTCGTCGGCGAAGAGAACAAGGGCTGGACCTACGCCAAATACCTGCTGACCTACGAGCGCACCAACATTGCAGGCGTGGGCTTTTCGGTTGCGGCGCTCGCGCGGCTGAAGGCGGCGGCGAGCAAGGCGCGGTGCAACGGCCGCGCGCTTATCGACGATCCTTTGTTTGCGGCGCGGCTCGCACGTGTCGAGATCGATCTCGAGAACATGAAGACGACCAATCTGCGCGTGCTCGCGGCGGTGGCGGGCGGCGGCGCGCCGGGCGCGGAAAGTTCGATGCTGAAGATTCGTGGCACGGAGATTCGCCAGGAGATCGCGTCGCTCATGCGCCGCGCGATGGGACCGTACGCGCAACCGATCATCGAGGAACATGAAGGCGATGATTTCGACGGCGAAGCATCGACGGCAGCCGCGCAATACTTCAACAATCGCAAGCTGTCGATCTTCGGCGGCTCCAACGAGATTCAGAAGAACATCATCTCGAAGATGATTCTCGGGCTTTGA